The Grus americana isolate bGruAme1 chromosome 5, bGruAme1.mat, whole genome shotgun sequence region GTTAACATGGTGTATTATTTGCTTACAAATAGAGCAACGCCAATTAAGAACCTCTCCTTTAATAGAAAATTAGTAAGTCTACACTGGGCCCTGCCAGTGCTGCTCAGATTATCTGAGAATGCATCAGCTTCTGATTTAAAGACCTTTGTCTGGGCCTGATAAATCTTATGCCTAGTCCCAAAGCAGACATCAATTTTGTCTCTTACTGTTCACTATTATTTATGGCCTTTCATTGTCATTCACTATATAGCCTGCGACAAACTTCTATACACCTGTTAATTTATAACATAGGCTCTGAGATTTCCTTTCTGGAGAtggatagatagataaataaattaAGCAAATATTAAAGAGGAAATAACTTGCTTAATTGCCTAAGATTTTGTTAAAGTAAAAGTGTATTATATTCTGAATATGCCAAAGCAAATCCAAGCAACATTAAAATATGGCTGCCAGGGTGATTAGCAGgagtgaaagaggaaaaaaaccttctcaAAGAGGAGAGCGCACCTTATCAATGCCATGCAAATTTCCTTCACCACTGCAAACCAAGAAGTACGCTCCCTTTACggaaaaaaacaatgtttttttaaaggctaaaAAAGTACCTTCATTTACCATTTCTAGAAATCCAGAACGTGGCAGATAGATTGTAACAAAAACCACCAGAAGCTCAGGGTTAGGCAAGCTGAGGCAACCTATGGAAGATGAATAACTGAGAGGAGGCTGTCTCCCAGCTGCTGACAAGGGAGCTGAAGTACAGGTGTGATATCAAATGCCTGGCTGGCTCAGACCGGGATGTTGCAAGCTCTTGCTGCGGAGTTGAATGTGACTTGCACCAGCAGTACCTCTGCAGAGTCCTTTGCGCTCTAAATGCATGTCGCTAGATTGGTGTATCCTTATTGATAGCCGTGTTAGAGCAAATACAACAAGTTAATATGTAATTTATACATGCAGCTTAGCGCTGTGAGCCTATCCATTTGGTAGGATGATTTGACAATGGAGATGTAAGGCCCTAGCTGCTACAATATATACTCACAAATACTCCAGTGCGCACACAGGGTCTCATTATCAGGGAGAAATCAGCAGAACAGCCATAAAACAAATAGGACTCACATAAGCACACTGCTCAGGAGACTGTCTGCAATATATGCTCTGATTAATGTCTGGAATGGCAATAGTGCAAGTTAATGCTTCCTTGAGTCTTAGATGACGTGCTTGAAAAGATCTTTGGGAAGGTCATGCCCACTTTTATGACTTGACTGCAAATGGAGCAACCCCCTGAATGCTGACCTTGGTTTTGACTGCAGGGTAAGTGCTGGAGAAGATTGCAAATTGGGGAAGATCTGTGGGCGCCACTGGCAGCTCCTTCTCTTAACACCATGGGGCTCAGCATCCTTTGGGGTTAAATTCCTCCCTGTTTCAGATAAATGACCCTTCAGAAAAGTTTGGAAGAACTTCTGCAAATAAACCTCGCTATGACCAATGcactgaaaatactttcaatCCCTGCAGGTATCAAACAATCTCAGGCCCTGACTCTCTGAACTACCACAAAGAAGatgccctaaaaaaaaaaaaaaaaaaaataaaagcactgaaatcatgtagaaacaaacacaaagagGTTTCTGCCCAATGcagtgagagagaaaatgattaAATCGCATGAAAAACCTGTTGCTACCACTTCTGCATTTGGCCAACGAAGAGGGCTAGAGAGGCCCCACTCGGTAAATATATACTCTTGTTGGATCAAAGGAGTAAGTATGGAAGCGAGTCCTCAGGCTCTATGGACCTGATCCAGTTGGTTTTTCTACTAATTTCTGTGGGCTTTGGCTGGTGTCCAGGCAGCATAAAAAACCAGGACCGGGGCTAGCCTTGCTTGGCAAATGagagccctgccagcaccaCTGATTTTTACTCTCTCTGCCCTAAACCTGGGCTTTCTGCTCAACCCTAGAAGGCTCCATACGCAGCAAAGGGCTCGCTGGCACCCAGGAATGTTTTAGCTGGGGCCAGGAACGCACGTGGCTGCACAAGTATGCCTAACATGGGGGCTCCTGACATCTTCCATCAGTCCTTGTTCACATCCAGCCGTCCTCATGTTCGGTGGTGGGATGGTCTTGATCTCCCCTGAGCACGGGATGCCGGTCGGAGAGTTTCCTATCGGccgagcagctgctgcctggctccGTTCCCTCGGGAAGGACTGAAAATGGAGCCTCTCCTCAGCTCCGTGGTAGGGGAGCCTTCAGCCTGCAAAGCGCTGGGGGCCAGAGCGACGAAAGCAAACCATTTGCTTCCCGTGTCGTGCTTTCACCACGGCCTTCAGGAACGCAGGAGCTCTCAGAATAAAGCTTCTGGGGCAGTTCTTCCTGTTGCCTTGCCTCCTGTAATCACTTCGGGCTTGTTTACATTAGAGAGTTGTACTACCAGTATTTTATACAACCGTAGTTAAATCAGTACAACACCTGTATTGTATCTATCGTTGCCTTGGTGTGAAGGCGAGTATAGTGTTTCTGCGTCCTGAAAAAGCAAGCCAACAACACGCAAAATGGATACCTAGAGAAAACGGGAATGCTGTTGTGTTTTCTGACATTTCAAACTCGGTAATGATCACACACTTACCGTGAAATTGTAATTGGTTTACTGAAAATGAGACACTATTAGATTGTAGACAATTATTCCAAGCTTACAGAACCCAAACAGGAATTAAAACcttggttctttttttaatcttattttttctccccttattattaaagaggagaggaaaaaaatgaacaatgaATTACACAAAATAAGGGATTTATGCCAAGCAGTATAATTCATATGAATACAAGAGACTGCCTAACACTTCCAGTGTACAAAGACAGCAAAACTCTACAAGTCAACACATCCACACAGAGTAACTTAATGGAAACTGCACTTGCTCCGTGGGGAAGAAATTGCTCCACTTTTGGTAGAGTCTGTATTATCTATCAGGCTGCAACCGCATGATAATACCGTCTTTAAAAGGACAGAGAGCTCCCGTTCCCCAATCGTGTCTGCGATCGTGGGCAAATAGATAAAGCTCTCGGCTTTACTGAATGGTGACAGATTTAACCCCAGGACCTTAaactcttttgctggagctgggcaccTCCATATTCTGGGCTGGAGTTTCCCAATTTGAACACTGTGGATGATAGTATTGCCAAATACCTGAGAAGAGCTTTGTGATGATGCAGTTGTTAATGCTCAGAAACCACCCAAATATCCTGGCGTTCACTGCCAATGGAGCTAAACAGTTGAGGTCTGTGAGAGAAAAGCAGTGCTGGCAATGCAGGCTCTGACTTCTGTGACAAAGAACCTAAAGATAAAATATCAAAGAATGGGATTAAATTAGTAATAAATATACCAAtgaataaaactgtattttaaggtGCTAAGGCTACCATTGTGCATTGGAAAagacatacattaaaaaaaaaagttgctatCCTGCGGATATTATAATCTAGACCAGGCAACgtaggggaaggaagagaaaggagttTCCCTGCTGTACTTGGAGGCTAAAGACGGGCTGGAGCTCCGACTGGCCCCACGCTGGGCGCTTGCAGGGGAGCTCTGACGGGACCTCCGCTCCCCCCTCCACCCACACGGCACTCTCAAACtcatccctttttcttttcaagggcaccaaaacccccaaacatcaACCTCGACCCGGAGCCCTAGTCCAACGCTTTACACCTGCGgccacctctgcctcccctcccgcTGCTCTTGCAGCCCGGAGGCTCCCGGGACAACCCAAGGCACCGATATTCCCCCCCCCTCCGGCCCCATTCCGGCTTCCAGCGGGACCACGGAGGCACCCGGGGCTCCGGCAGCCGGAGTTTTGCGGCGGATTTCGGCGGCGGCCGGGTCTGACCCCGGGTGCTGTGGGGGAACCGCGGccgagccccggccccgcccgccggccccgcgctTCTACGCTGTCTCCCTCTGAAGGCGCTCACTTTTGATGGGATTACagctaattaaaatttaaaattcaaatcaaCTATCGAAAAGGTCATCTTGAAAAATCCGTAGGCATCTGGTATTTATCAGCTGACGCGCAACTAAAGATAAATCCGGGGGAGCGCATCGCCTCTCGCCCCATCCCCGCCACGGGGCGGGCGCCGCGTAACTCCCGCTGCCGCGCTtcttacccccccccccccggtccctcCGCGGGCGCGGAGGTTGCTCTACTCTCCCCGGGGCAGCCCACCCCTCCGCGGCACGTCGGGCTGCAGCGGGCGGGCGTGCGCGCCCTCTCCGCGGCGGCGCAGCGGAGTTGGGAGCGGGACGGCGGCGCCGCCAATGCAGCGgccaggaggggagggggaggaggaaggggaggaggaggaggagaaggagaaggagaaaggggggggcagggcagggcgcaGCCGGCAGCGCGCACCGGCCGCCGCCGGCAGGGctggccggggcggcgggggctaTTGTGTGCACCAGACGgggacacacgcacacgcacacacacacccgcGGCTCGGAGGGAAAGTATCGCGAGAGCGGCCGGCTAACAACCTGCTCCACaacgccgccgcgccgccggccccgcgccgCACCCGCGGAGCGCCGCGCACCACCGCGCACATGCGGACGCCGAGCCCCGCCGCCGCACGCCGGTAAGTAGGCGGTGAGCCGGCCGGGTGGACGAACCCCACCACCTCTACGATTCCTCCCCGCACAGGGAAAGTCTTCCCTGCAAAGTTGGGAAGCGTGGCTgcaaggctgggggggggggctcagaaAAGCGGCTCCGCggtgcccccacccccccttcgCCCCGCACAGCGCGGAGCCGGGCGCCGGCGAAGGTCACCGCGGCGGGCTGCGGGGAGCAACTTTGCGGCGGGAGGtggggtccggggggggggggggagggggacacgACGACGGGGACGGGCTCGGGCTCGGGGCAAGTTTGTGGGATTTAATCGCGGGCTATAAATGGGGCTGCTGGAACTTTAAAAGGCAGCAAGCTGTGGTTGGCTGGTAGCGAGATTTGGAGTAACATATGGCATTAAAAGGCGCACAGCTGGAGGTAGCATTTCCATCGCAGTGAAGTCAGAGCAGCTGACTCTCCAGCTTGCGGTGTAATTAGCAAACCGAgcactcctccttccctccctccctccctcccgcctgcctctctccctccctccctcccgccgcgCCTCGCTCGCACTCGCGCACGCACCCGCGCCCGCGCTCCCTCCTGCCCGCCCGGCTCCGCGCCCGCGGCCGGCTCCGCCGCGCCCCGCGGGAAGGTAAGCGCCCGGCCGCGGCAGGTAGCCGGCTGCAGCGTCAGCCCTGCCCTCTCGCTGTCCTTACGCCgcttattttccttcttggcTTTTAATAACTTCGagtaaaacttttttccctttatttccaCCCCCCCACTCCTTCCGCATGCGggtgccggggccggggccgcttCTCCCTGCCCGTCCTTCCCACCCTGCTCCGTCCCTCCAAAAACGCCGCTTCCCCAGCGCCAGCCGCGACTGTTTTGTTGTGATTCGGTGCATAACGACTGAGGATAAACTTTaaatgtgcgtgtgtgtatgtgcgtgACATGGGTGATATGCTTTATTAAAAGATGCCCCGAGTTAGCGTTGCCGGGAAGACAGCCTGGGAGTTtatgcgctttttttttttgtttgggagggggaggtgtgtgtgtgtgtgttttcctcttaattttattaaagtGCTTCGTGGGAGAAACAAAGGTTGGAGGGGCTGCTGCTTTACTAGCTTTTGTTTACTTACAATCAAGTTTTTCCTGTTCAGAGCAGGTGCGAAAGGATGAGAAGTATGTTGTGTTGCTTTTTACCCCCCCTCCAATAAAACTATTACAGACAATTAACAGTAAACGTTATCTCCAAGGCTGTTTCTTTGGCTTGTGTTACCAAAAAGCCGATCTGTTTGTTACAGCTGCTAGGAGGCTTTAGTTTACAGTAGCATTCaagtttttcctgttttgaacaGGTTATGAAGGAAGAATGGAGTTTCCAGACCATAGCCGCCAGTTGCTGCAGTGTCTGAGTCAGCAGCGTCACCAGGGCTTCCTGTGTGACTGTACTGTTTTAGTTGGAGAAGCTCAATTCAGAGCTCACAGAGCCGTTCTTGCCTCTTGCAGTATGTACTTCCATCTTTTCTACAGGGACCAGTTAGACAAAAGGGATATTGTGCATCTGAACAGTGACATTGTCACAGCCCCTGCCTTCAGCCTGCTGCTCGAATTCATGTACGAGGGAAAGCTGGAATTCAACAGTCTCCCGGTCGAAGATGTGCTGGCTGCGGCTAGCTACCTTCACATGTATGACATTGTGAAAGTCTGCAAGGGCAAGTTGAAAGATAAAGAATTATGTTCGGAAGAGAAGATTAATGATGAGGCGGCTAGTTTGGAGAAAGCGGAGCATTTTCTAGATGCCGGAGTGCCCCTGGTCCACGAGTTTGAcccaggaaacaaacaaaaattcagcGTTGCAGAATAcgagagagcagcaggcaaaGAAAAGGTCAGCAGTCACCCCGCCTGGTCCTCTGATCATATAAGTGTCAGCTCTGTGCCGACAGAGGCAGAACCATGCGCCgcagcagctggaaaaacaaaggctaATGTCAATAGTTCCACAGGACCTTTGTCCCAAAGGTCTGTTAACCATCCCCTGGCTTCGAGTGATGTGGACTGCGCGCTGGATTTGTCTTTCAAGCCCGTGCCGGGGAGAGATTCCTTACACCCCTCCTATGTCTTTGGACAGCTGGCTTCCgacagccagcagcagggtaCCGAGCCACTTGTTAAAGATGAACAAGACTTGCTGTCAGATCAGGAGGACGGCGAAGCCAGGAGTCCGGAGAGTCAGCATTTTGGGAATTCAGCCAAAAGCTTAGTGACAGGGTTAGGACACATGTTCACGGGGAATGGCAGCTCTCATGCCCGGGAGGAGGATATAGATCAAGAGCGAGACGAGAGCGAGGACGACATGGATTCGTCGGACATCTCCTCCTCGGGCATCCTCGTGCCTCCCGGGCATATCTGCATTTGCCCCCTCTGTAGCAAGGTGTTCCCGAGCCCACACATCCTTCAGCTGCACCTGAGCTCTCACTTCCGCGACAGGGACGGCTCCCGGACCCGCCTGTCCCCCGACGGGTCGGTCCCCACTTGTACCCTCTGCGGAAAGACTTTTTCTTGCATGTACACGTTAAAGAGGCACGAGAGGACTCACTCGGGGGAGAAGCCCTACACCTGCGGCCAGTGCGGAAAGAGCTTCCAGTATTCCCACAACCTCAGCCGCCACGCGGTCGTGCACACCAGGGAGAAACCCCACGGGTGCAAGTGGTGCGAGAGACGGTTCACGCAGTCTGGGGATTTGTACAGACATATCCGCAAATTTCATTGTGGCCTTGTAAAGTCCTTGGTTGTTTGAGATgcgtgatttttatttttttttttaatttccaccccctgccctttaaaacaaaataggaaaaaaggcagcatctgaattttaattcctccccccctttattttattttggtgatATTCACTTCAGGTATATGATCTTTAAAAGATGCAGAGGTATACACTCCAGAGGCCTTTTAATGCAATCCTTCCACCTCTCcatctccccccttcccctgccgccctcccttcccagcactgTCCTTTAGGTTTTCTCTTGCGCACCCATGTTACATTATTAATGTGAAATGATCTAAGTAATTCTGCAGTGATTTAGCATCTGTTTTCATGCTGGAGTACTTGCTTTGTGGTCAGGggtgtttttgggttttgtttttttttttttttagtttcaaaaaAGATTATCAGTAAATTCTGGAGAAAAATTTGGATTCCTTTAAGCTCCCCTAATGCTCTCTGCATATTGCATAGAAACATCCAAAGAGATGAACTATGATTTGAATACATTTCAGTGTAGAGAAACTTGTCTGCATATCGCAGAGTAAACGGCCATACTCTTATTTTATAGAGCTAGACAAGACCTTAAATTGGCCCCAATTATAAAGGGGGTTGAGGATTCCTGGCTGCATCTTTGGTACTAGtcgtttgtttggtttttttttgaattCTGATTATTATATTAGAGTAGTTCTGCAATCGGTCCTAAAATCTGAATGAGAAGTTTTTGCCTTGGGACTTGACTTaaattttcccttcccccccccatcctcctctGTGGACTGACCtactgaaaagctgcttttgagCATAAAACGTGGACAGAAAAACTCTTTCTGTCTGCAGCATATTCACTCCCAAAATACTGAAGGATGCGCACTAGGACATATGAAAAATCATACGATACGTgaatattttcattcccatATTGACACCCAAGGGCTGATCGTGTCCTCTTTGGCGGGGTCAGCAGCCCCAAAGCAGCTAAATAACCTGTCTTGATACCCAGCTCCTGGGGTGTCTTAGTTCAAGGTAACTCGTACCACGTGTGTTAGGAGATGCCCTGCTATCTTGTCCGAAAAGTTTGCTGCTACGTTAAAATCAGTAgctcagaattttattttatttttttacgaAATTGGTAGTTCCCTCTGGGCCAAATTCTGTGCAATTGCCGGTATTTTGAAGGGGCACTATGAAGATAAACCGCTGGAGGGAAAGCATGGCCCACCCTTTTCCCCCGTGTCCCACCTTTTggggggagttttgggggtattcttaggtggggttttttttttagtttgtttgtaAACTGAGGCTGCCTGTAACTATAACCAGTTTTTCCTCCAAATAACTCAATTACTTGCCTACTAGAGCATCCTTTGGGCTGTGCATGTCAGTAAATATCAGATTATTCCCTTCCAGTCAAATTACCCATTCAAGGTACACGTACACAGGActgaaatataataataataatatctgAGGGTTTTGAATGTCATTCTGCTGCATTAGCGTTGCTTCACCAGCTTTCTTGACACTCCTGGAGTTGTTTTGTGGAACctaagtgtttatttttaaatgaatttgaaGCACTGAgttagattattttaaaaagttgtgcttaaaatactgtatttcatcttatgaagaaaaaaatcttccaatGCCTTCCCCTTCTGGTCCAAAAACTGAGCACTACCTACATAAATAATATGGGAttcatcattttttattttttttttaaataagtacttcctcttttaaagaaaatcaggaTATACTTGTTACAGCCTCCTCTTATTATTCATCTCTTAAACTATGAATGTACATGTAATGTGAAATTTTGCTTCTATTtatagttttgggttttgttgttttcagtcTAATTTCTtgactgtaaaatatttttgctgaacCTGTTACATATGAAAGTTGTGGGAGAGTACTGTATCTTGAACATAAGTGGCTTTGGTACTGTGGTCTTATTTTACTTaatcagttttttcttttttttctcctttttgctgtGATTGGAAATAGCACTGAACAAAATCTACtaaaattaagttatttttctttctactaaaattaagttattttttttctcctgaagatACTTGATATAGtatttattagattttttttgaagtggaaTTATTACTGTTAATCTATTTCAAAACTAGTTAATTTACACTtcactttaaatttaaataacaatGGGTTTTGCATGTTGAACTACATGTAAAGAGTTTATTGTAGAGTCAGCATTACTGAAGTTGGTAATCTTAATTTTGCATTCTCGTGAcacttttttttgcatttcagtcttcagttactgttttttggggggggttcttttttggtttttttgtttgtttggtttttttagaagATCATAAAATAGGATGTGCCATAAGAACATCATTAGCGTATGGAGCAGGGAAAAGTTGAAACAAGTTTGTGTCTGATCTTAGTATAGAAGTAATTCATTAAACTGATTCTATGAGCATGCTCTGTACTGCAGTGAATATGGggcaaaaggtttttttaaaaaaagaaaaaaaagaaaaaaaaagactttctcaTTCTTGACTACATCATGAACACGCTGTTCTCATGGTCTGGTATTTGTGTTCCCACTCCTCATAGCTTGAatttctaaagtaaaaaaaaaaaaaatgtttgcacttatttttgttcttaaggTGACTTTTTTTGGCTATCTCTCTGTGTGTCTCTCACTTTTAAGTTGCAATAGCTCGGAGCATGTTTTCAAAATGGTTCATGACTCTACAGAGAAGTACTAAAAACATTGCACACTTACGCTCGTCTCTTCATAAACTATTTCACTGTGGGGCAGTTACTGGCTCTGTAGGggacagccctgctctgcatttTAAACACTGGATTTGTCTTCTACTACAAACAAATACTGTGAAGttaatgtaaaaagaaaaaaaaaatcattgatatttttaattgtttttaatcttgGTGCAGTTCAgattaaatatgtatatttaaagaCACTAATTTTTGTGGGAGAGTTTTATAGTATACAGTATGTAGAAAAGCTATTGGAatggaatatattttataaaaacgTTCTATCACTGTTTTATAGTgaactattttttcttcagtgttagTGTAATAACTGTTAGTCTAGATACGACAATCGCAGGAAGAGTGATTCAAGCTACTGTTAGCGCTTAGTTTTGCGTGGAGTTCTGTTTGCAACTGTATTGGTATGTGCTGTACAATGTGACAATCGTGACTAGGATTGTTGTCTTTATAaatttacacaaaataaaacGTGCTAGAGTTGTAAGCTTgagcctccctcctcctccccccctttAGCGGAAGGGGTCTGGTGTTTGggtttattaatatttattaataattatttaatttttattttattactattttacaggtggttgtgctttttttttaaaattatcattatacactgtaatatttatttctatttcagagCCACGTGGAATTTTAGGCATGTGAGGAGCTGCCGTATCTCAGTCAGAGTCTGACTGAGCGTTTCCTTAGTCACTGGGCAGGATTAAACCCAACACCACTTCTGCATTTTAACCAGAGTATCAGGGAGGTTTGAATGGGCTCAACTCTCCCTCCGATGCCCTGAGCTTTGGACCAGCCCTGCCCCGAGCGGTACTGCTTTACAGCTGCAGACGGGTGCTGGGGACTGGGCGATGACCCCGTGAACGCAGAAGTGATGTGACGTGTGAGGACAGCACGGCAGAGGGCACTTGTCCCTGCCAGCATCCCAACACTGTCGGGCTGGCCGAAGCCATGTCAGCTAACTTTCGTGAAGGGCTTCTCTTAAGGACCGAATCTCTCCCAGGCTTGGGAGAGCTGAGGTCTGGCCTAACTCTTGCTAACGTCCGCCTTGAAACTTGGGTTGACTTTAGCAGGAGCTGCGATTAGGAGGAagaaggcaggagctgcccaTGCTAGCTGCTGCTCAGGGGAGGAAAATAAGCTGGTGGGTAGGTTCGCACCTGTACTGCACACGCTGCATCTtgtatttcttaattatttgGAGGCGAAGGATCCTGGCGGAATCAGAGTGTCTCAAAATGGTGCTGGTTGAGGGATGGGTAAATTGCAGTTAATGCTGGTGTGGAGGCACAGCTCGCTCTCCCCTATTGCTATCACGTAGTCGCTTCTTTGCAATCATGTCAAAATAGGTAGGTATTTCTTGCATTCAAGCATGTATCCTGCCTCGCAGAGCTTGTGCCTCCATCCCCGTCTGCAGGGGGGGCAGAAAGCTGCTGGAGATGCGCAGCGGTCCTGCTCTGATGTAAAGTGTTAGAAactataaatgtatttttttttttttaaattttttgttttctgccattGGGGGGTAGGTGTCCCTGCAGCTGCTTATTTGTGGCACGCTCTGTTTTCactcttttctgctgttgtggGTGTATGGAGGAAGATTCAAAGGTGGTTTATCGTCCCTGCCCAACAAAATTAACAATATATGTCCAAGTCTGGGTGCTGTGCTAAGGACGGGGGAGgcaaaaggcttttctttgaGGGAGAGGGTGCTCAGAAAGAACCGAGCTTGAAGCTAAACCTGGGAGGTGGATGGCTTGCAAACAGGCTATAAATAACCGTGAGTAGATTGAGGAGAGCAGCCCACATCTACTCTGGCATGGGCATGCTGTGCCCATTTTCTTTGTTGATAGCAATTGCTAATGTGAATTCTGGCACTCCAAATCCTGATGCCTGTTGTTCTGATAACATAATTAAATCTTAGGAATGTGAAATATAAAAAGCTTTGAGAAGAAACCAGGCCACTAAGCACAGGTACTGGAaagggggggtgtggggtgcgTATGTACCGGATAAGCAACGGGATCCCTCTAAGCAAGGTTCCCAGCTCGTGGGTACGCTGGGAGTGATCCTGCCCTTCCCTAAAGGGGGTGACCCCCAGGAGCATTTGGTGCCCAAACCCAGGGCTGCGAGGGCTGTCATCTTCCAGGATTAAAGCACGTAATGGGCTCCTTAGGTTGGCAAGGGTCAGTCCTAGCAATGCCAGCAGCTGGAGTTCCTGCCGCCCTTGCAAAGCCCGGTTCTCCTTGGGGTGAGTGttgtgaaacatttttatttatttttagcttttgaaGTGTTAAGTGCCTTCTGGAGGTAGTCTGGCCTTGGTGTACACACAGGGGTGGCTGTGGATGTCCAGGTGCATCTGGCCGTGTGTCACTGAGTGCCACTGTGTGGCTGGAGACCATGGAGGAATGGCTTTTCCCTAGCTTGGGTTTGGACCGAGTGCCTCTGGACCACTGCAGAGAGTTCATGCTGGCCCATGGGGATGTCACCAGGTGAGGTCCTTGGTGCTGTTGGATCCTGTGGGAAGTGATGTGTGGATGGACCATATTTATTGCTTAAATTAGATTCTTGCAGGTGAAATAAGCCTCCAAGCCTGTTAACGAGGGAGGTCCCCAATGAGAAGTAGTTGGGGTGGAAGGATCTTTATATTGCCCACCTTGTTGGTAGTACCGTCACCATCCAGCTTCTACTGGCGCTCAGGGCTGGATCATGCCACCCTGAGCTTTGCTTGCCAGTAAATACCTTTCTGTGCCGTTTTGCTGAGGAAGGTGCAGAGCAGAACATGAAACAGCAGCTGTTATCTGAGGAAATCAATGGCAGGTGTGACCCAGCAAAAACAGCCTATGTAGGACAAAGCTGGGCTCAAGTGAAATGGAGTTGAGCCTCCGGTGCAGTTGGTGTGTGAAAATGTCTTgtcctgggaggaggaggaggaggaatcgTGAGTGGGGCTGTGAGCAACCTGCCTAGAGAACATTTTGTCTCAAATGACTTGATGTTTTGTGCTGGGGAGGACCTGGCTGGAAGTGCCGCAGATTGAGCAACTTTGTGCAGTGAGGTGTCTTTCATAACGACAGGACTGAGGGATCCtggtttctcattt contains the following coding sequences:
- the ZBTB42 gene encoding zinc finger and BTB domain-containing protein 42; the encoded protein is MEFPDHSRQLLQCLSQQRHQGFLCDCTVLVGEAQFRAHRAVLASCSMYFHLFYRDQLDKRDIVHLNSDIVTAPAFSLLLEFMYEGKLEFNSLPVEDVLAAASYLHMYDIVKVCKGKLKDKELCSEEKINDEAASLEKAEHFLDAGVPLVHEFDPGNKQKFSVAEYERAAGKEKVSSHPAWSSDHISVSSVPTEAEPCAAAAGKTKANVNSSTGPLSQRSVNHPLASSDVDCALDLSFKPVPGRDSLHPSYVFGQLASDSQQQGTEPLVKDEQDLLSDQEDGEARSPESQHFGNSAKSLVTGLGHMFTGNGSSHAREEDIDQERDESEDDMDSSDISSSGILVPPGHICICPLCSKVFPSPHILQLHLSSHFRDRDGSRTRLSPDGSVPTCTLCGKTFSCMYTLKRHERTHSGEKPYTCGQCGKSFQYSHNLSRHAVVHTREKPHGCKWCERRFTQSGDLYRHIRKFHCGLVKSLVV